From the genome of Spinacia oleracea cultivar Varoflay chromosome 2, BTI_SOV_V1, whole genome shotgun sequence, one region includes:
- the LOC110789653 gene encoding SKP1-like protein 20, producing the protein MSELDVVESKPSLPSETYAQRMKSYIWLQTADGSIQQVEQDVAVFCPIICHEIHAGKGISKNHAICLPQRVNPAMLSLILDYCRFHQVPGHSNKERKSFDEKFIRMDTKRLCELASAADSLQLKPLVELTSRALARMIEGKTPEEIREIFCLPDDLTEEEKLEPLRNMTDDPRIRLLNRLYAKRRKELREKEKLKTAEAEEMHVDNRSVDDLLSFINGGDEDNKAVKTSKNKKKHRRRKDLSKSSPFINGIENHKAKDNGSQVSTIGPSPSERKELSNLDYCFSGEENLDDGDDDIDPAIKEQIDREVEDFSRRLNLNWSERMHEVLYGSRTEVSSFIH; encoded by the exons ATGTCTGAACTGGATGTGGTGGAATCTAAACCGAG CTTACCTTCTGAAACATATGCTCAGAGGATGAAGAGCTACATCTGGCTCCAGACAGCTGATGGTTCTATTCAACAAGTTGAACAAGATGTAGCAGTGTTTTGCCCAATCATATGTCATGAAATCCATGCAGGAAAGGGCATATCCAAAAACCATGCTATTTGTCTTCCACAAAGAGTCAATCCTGCCATGTTGAGTCTGATTCTTGATTATTGTCGCTTCCATCAAGTTCCAGGACATTCTAATAAG GAACGGAAATCCTTTGATGAGAAGTTCATTCGAATGGATACAAAAAGGCTCTGCGAGCTGGCATCTGCTGCTGATAGCCTGCAGTTGAAGCCCTTGGTTGAACTAACAAGCCGTGCACTTGCACGAATGATTGAAGGCAAAACTCCTGAGGAGATACGTGAGATATTCTGTTTGCCTGATGATCTTACAGAG GAGGAGAAGTTGGAGCCGTTGCGAAACATGACTGATGATCCTCGAATCAGACTTTTAAACCGTCTGTATGCAAAACGGAGGAAAGAGCtcagagagaaagagaaactgaag ACTGCTGAAGCTGAAGAAATGCATGTAGATAATCGCTCGGTTGATGATTTATTGTCATTTATAAATGGAGGTGATGAAg ATAATAAAGCTGTCAAAACAtctaagaacaaaaaaaaacatcgAAGGAGGAAGGACCTGTCAAAAAGTTCTCCTTTTATTAATGGCATTGAGAACCACAAG GCCAAGGACAATGGTTCTCAAGTTTCTACCATTGGGCCTAGCCCTAGTGAAAGAAAAGAGTTATCCAATTTAGATTATTGCTTTTCTGGTGAAGAAAACTTGGACGACGGGGATGATGACATCGATCCAGCAATAAAGGAACAAATTGATAG GGAGGTAGAGGATTTTAGTCGGAGGCTGAATTTAAACTGGTCCGAGAGAATGCATGAGGTTCTGTATGGATCTAGAACAGAAGTCAGTAGCTTCATTCATTAA
- the LOC110789668 gene encoding aquaporin PIP1-3: MEGKEEDVRLGANKYSERQPLGTSAQSKDYKEAPPAPLFEPGELQSWSFWRAGIAEFMATFLFLYITILTVMGVKRAPNMCASVGIQGIAWAFGGMIFALVYCTAGISGGHINPAVTFGLLLARKLSLTRAMFYMIMQCLGAICGAGVVKGFQPNIYEMQGGGANVVNHGYTKGDGLGAEIIGTFVLVYTVFSATDAKRSARDSHVPILAPLPIGFAVFLVHLATIPITGTGINPARSLGAAIIFNKDHAWDHHWIFWVGPFIGAALAALYHQTVIRAIPFKSRS; encoded by the exons ATGGAGGGGAAAGAAGAGGATGTAAGACTAGGAGCAAACAAGTACTCAGAAAGGCAACCATTGGGAACATCAGCACAGTCAAAAGACTACAAAGAGGCACCACCAGCACCATTGTTTGAGCCAGGAGAGCTGCAATCATGGTCTTTTTGGAGGGCTGGAATTGCTGAGTTTATGGCAACTTTCTTGTTCCTTTACATAACTATTTTAACTGTCATGGGTGTTAAAAGAGCTCCCAATATGTGTGCTTCTGTTGGTATTCAAGGCATTGCTTGGGCTTTTGGTGGTATGATCTTTGCTCTTGTTTACTGCACTGCTGGTATTTCAG GTGGTCACATAAATCCAGCAGTAACATTTGGACTGTTATTAGCAAGGAAACTGTCCTTAACAAGGGCAATGTTTTACATGATAATGCAATGTTTAGGAGCCATATGTGGTGCTGGTGTGGTAAAAGGTTTCCAACCAAACATATATGAAATGCAAGGTGGTGGTGCCAATGTGGTTAACCATGGTTACACCAAAGGTGATGGTCTTGGTGCTGAGATTATTGGTACCTTTGTCCTTGTCTACACTGTTTTCTCTGCTACTGATGCTAAGAGGAGTGCTAGAGACTCCCATGTTCCT ATATTGGCGCCACTGCCTATCGGATTTGCGGTGTTCCTGGTTCACTTGGCCACCATCCCCATCACAGGTACCGGAATCAACCCAGCCAGGAGTCTGGGTGCTGCTATTATCTTCAACAAGGACCATGCTTGGGATCATCAT TGGATTTTCTGGGTTGGACCTTTCATTGGAGCTGCTTTAGCTGCATTATACCACCAGACTGTGATCAGGGCTATTCCATTCAAGTCTCGATCTTAA